Proteins from a single region of Esox lucius isolate fEsoLuc1 chromosome 13, fEsoLuc1.pri, whole genome shotgun sequence:
- the LOC105025404 gene encoding ectoderm-neural cortex protein 1 — MICPHESRKLRHSSTSMDIFLFHKSSYADSVLMHLNTLRQQRLFTDVLLHAGNRSFPCHRAVLAACSRYFQAMFSGGLRESQASDVNFRDSIHPDVLELLLEYAYTSRVVINEENAESLLEAGDMLDFQDIRDACAEFLEHNLAPSNCLGMLLLSDAHQCTKLSELSWGMCLRNFPAICKTENFLQLPKDMAVTLLSHEELETEDERLVYEAALNWVNYDLERRHCHLPELLRTVRLALLPAIFLIENVSTEELINVQAKSKELVDEAIRCKLRILQNDGVVNSPLARPRKTSHALFLLGGQTFMCDKLYLVDQKAKEIIPKADIPSPRKEFSACAIGCNVYVTGGRGSENGVSKDVWVYDASREEWSKAAPMIIARFGHGSAELKHCLYVVGGHTAGTGCPPASPSVSLKQVERYDPTNNKWSMVAPLREGVNNAAVVSVKLKLFAFGGTSVSHDKLPKVQLYDPQENRWSVPASCPQLWRYTAAAVLNNQIFVMGGDTEFSPCSAYKFSSDSYQWTKIGDETAKRMTCQAVASGNKLYVVGGYFGAQRCKTLDCYDPTLDAWNNITTVPYSLIPTAFVSTWKHLPA; from the exons ATGATCTGCCCACACGAGAGCCGCAAATTGCGCCATAGTTCAACGTCCATGGACATCTTCCTGTTCCACAAGTCATCATATGCAGACAGTGTCCTGATGCACCTCAATACACTGCGGCAACAGCgtctcttcacagatgtgctCCTCCATGCTGGAAACCGCTCCTTTCCCTGCCACCGTGCAGTGCTGGCCGCATGCAGCCGCTACTTCCAG GCCATGTTTTCTGGGGGGCTGAGGGAGAGCCAAGCCAGTGATGTGAACTTCAGGGACTCCATCCACCCGGATGTCTTGGAACTTCTCCTGGAATATGCCTACACTTCCCGGGTGGTAATCAATGAGGAGAATGCAGAGTCCCTATTGGAGGCCGGGGACATGCTGGATTTCCAGGACATCCGCGATGCCTGTGCTGAGTTCCTGGAGCATAATCTTGCACCATCAAATTGCCTGGGCATGCTGCTGTTGTCTGATGCCCACCAGTGCACCAAGCTGTCTGAGCTCTCCTGGGGCATGTGCCTCAGGAACTTCCCAGCCATCTGCAAGACGGAAAACTTTCTCCAGCTTCCTAAAGACATGGCAGTCACGCTGCTGTCGCATGAAGAGTTAGAGACTGAGGATGAGAGATTGGTCTACGAGGCCGCCCTCAACTGGGTCAACTATGACCTGGAGCGGAGGCACTGCCACCTGCCGGAGCTTCTGAGAACAGTACGCCTGGCCCTTCTCCCTGCCATCTTCCTCATCGAGAACGTGTCCACGGAGGAGCTGATCAACGTCCAGGCAAAGAGCAAGGAGCTGGTGGATGAGGCAATCCGCTGTAAACTAAGGATCCTGCAGAACGATGGGGTAGTGAACAGTCCCCTGGCCCGGCCCAGAAAGACCAGCCATGCCTTGTTCCTCCTGGGGGGACAGACATTCATGTGTGACAAGCTGTACCTTGTGGACCAAAAGGCCAAAGAGATCATCCCCAAGGCGGACATTCCAAGCCCAAGGAAGGAGTTCAGCGCCTGCGCCATTGGATGCAACGTCTATGTGACTGGGGGCCGCGGCTCGGAGAATGGCGTGTCCAAAGACGTCTGGGTCTACGATGCGTCTCGCGAAGAGTGGTCCAAGGCTGCGCCAATGATTATCGCCCGCTTCGGCCACGGTTCAGCAGAGCTCAAACACTGCCTCTACGTGGTCGGTGGCCACACAGCGGGTACGGGCTGTCCCCCTGCCTCACCCTCGGTTTCGCTAAAGCAAGTGGAGAGGTACGACCCCACGAACAACAAGTGGTCCATGGTGGCGCCGCTGAGGGAGGGTGTGAACAACGCGGCCGTGGTCAGTGTCAAGCTCAAACTCTTCGCTTTTGGCGGAACCAGCGTTTCCCACGACAAACTACCCAAGGTGCAACTTTATGACCCCCAAGAGAACCGTTGGTCTGTGCCAGCCTCTTGTCCGCAGCTCTGGCGCTACACCGCGGCCGCTGTTCTCAACAACCAGATCTTTGTCATGGGCGGGGACACAGAGTTCTCGCCATGCTCTGCCTACAAGTTCAGCAGTGACAGCTACCAGTGGACTAAAATCGGAGACGAGACAGCCAAGCGGATGACCTGCCAGGCAGTGGCATCTGGGAACAAACTGTACGTGGTGGGAGGGTACTTTGGCGCGCAGCGGTGTAAGACTCTGGACTGTTATGATCCGACCCTGGATGCGTGGAACAACATTACTACCGTTCCCTATTCCCTCATCCCCACAGCCTTCGTCTCCACCTGGAAACACCTTCCAGCCTGA